The following are encoded together in the Rhizophagus irregularis chromosome 21, complete sequence genome:
- a CDS encoding NADH dehydrogenase subunit 1, with amino-acid sequence MTLAERKVMASMQRRVGPNVVGFYGILQPFADGLKLLFKEAVIPSHANKIIFLISPFITLSLAIMGWGAAIPFAEGNSPSGSPKI; translated from the coding sequence ATGACTCTTGCTGAACGGAAAGTAATGGCTTCTATGCAACGAAGGGTAGGACCTAATGTCGTAGGGTTTTACGGGATTCTTCAACCTTTTGCTGATGGGTTGAAACTTCTGTTTAAGGAAGCTGTAATCCCCAGTCACGCTAATAAGATAATCTTCCTAATTTCACCCTTCATTACCCTGTCATTAGCCATTATGGGTTGGGGGGCAGCGATTCCATTTGCCGAAGGGAACAGCCCTAGTGGATCTCCAAAAATCTAA